Genomic window (Gammaproteobacteria bacterium):
GAACGGTTCGCTTCCATAGCGGTTTCCTCGTGGCGAACTTATCGAGGTCGCAAGCGATGCCGGCCGGGCGACGCGTTTCTGGGAAAATAGCCGTCAAATGCGCGTCGCGCAGGACGCGAACAAAGCCTAAGGTGCCCGCATGGGTGATAGTGGGTGGTTCGCGATTCTTGAATGGCTGCAAGAGTGCGAGCGACCATATTGGCTCCTATGGCCTCAAGTAGGTGACCGGCTCGTCGTTCACTAGGTTGGCGTTGTTCCCTGCTGAGACCCATCGAAGCTGTAGCCTTAGCCAAGGCGTGCGCCGCTGATGCCGTAACTGTCACGAAGTTGTCTCTTCGGAAGGGTCTGGTCTATGTTTCGGTGCTGATATTGCTCCGACTAGTGACGCCGCTGTAGCGAGCGCCAAAGTCGCCTCCGCTCGGCTGAAAATCTCCGGATCGCCGTCGTCACCGACATGATGAGCAGGCTGGGTGAGGGAGACGAGGGCTTCGCCCATGGCCAGAGTCCTATCTAGCTTGGTCATGGCGCGACGCTGTGCGGGATTCGCCAGAGCGCCGCGTGCGCGCTTGGCTGCGTCCTGTACACCTGCGGCCTTCCACAGGCTCTCCATGGCCCGTCGGCATTCTGCAACACAGGCGTCATACTCCCCGCTCTGCAGGAATCGGTGAGCTTGGCGGACGAGTACCAACGGCGTGCTCGCGTCCGAATCAGGTGCGAGCGAGAGTGGGAGGCCGATCAGAAGCGCCTCGGCAGTGCCGCCTTCCGCAAGAATCCGCAGCCAGTCACCCAGGCCGACGTTGATACTGAGTGTCTCATCCAACGGACCGACGCCGTACTGACCGAGAGTGTTTCCGCGGACTTCGACTCTGAACACCAAGCCGCGGTTCTGGCGGCGGCTCTCCAGGGCGAGCAGTTGGTCGGCGGGCAGAGTGAGATTGTATATGAGGGGGGTGCGATACGGGATACCTTCGCGTGCGCGCTCGGTCCAAGCAACCTCGGGGTGACCGTGTCCGAGATGAACGGAGTCAGAGCCGCCCTCGACCGCGACGCATATGCGGACATAGGTCCCGAAGACGGCATAGTCTTGGTCGCGCCTCGGATGAATGCTCCATTCGAGCGTGAATCGCAGCAGCATCGCCCCTGTAGCTGGCACGGCACTAACCTGCGTAAGGCGCACATCGCCGATCACCGTGGACTGATAATTAATCCCCATTGATTCATGGCCTCCTTGAGTGGCCGATAATCAGGACGTTTGCGGCGTAGCGCTGAATTCCTGAAAGCCACTCGCGAGCAGGGCTGGCTGCAATTCGGAGAGCGCATTGGTAGGCACGCCGAGCCATAGAAGGTCTCGCGCGCGGGTTATCGCCACGTAGCCGATTCGCCCTAGCTCGCTGCCCACACCGGTCAGTAGTGCGCTGGCGTGGTCCTTGTTGGCTAGGTAGAGGACCGCATCCAGACTCTCTCCCTTTACCTGGTGGACGGTATCGACGCGGATGCGTGCGTCTGCGTCCGCAGCTAGATCATTGGCGGAAGCAAGGGGCGAGTTCGGCAGGCTCTTCTTGGCGAGCTTGTTTCCGAGATTGTCGGCAGTCGCCAAGCCGTGGTCCTTCGCAAGAGTCGCAAGCAGCGCCTTGGTTCGCGCAACCATCTGCGGATGCCACTGCGTGTCGGCAATCAATGCAGAGGATGGGAGGCCGGAACCAGCGTCGCGCGTGAATGCCCAGATCAGGCGGCGTAGCGATCGGTCTGCAGGCTGTTGTGATGCCTGCGTTATCCTTGCAATGAGTCCCGGTGGCGGAGCGGAAAGTAGACCGACAATGCAGGCTGTCACATGCTTGAAGGCGCGTAGGAAGTCCTGATGCCGATCGCGAAGTATTGCGGCTTGCGCCATGCCTCGCACAAGTCCTTGGCCGGGAGCGCCCTGATTGCCGGCGAGCTTATCTGCGAGATCGCGGCCCCGGCAGAGTACCGCAGAGCGCTGGACGCTCAGTCCAGCGGCTTCGACGGCAGCCCGGAAGGCGGCCACGAGTTTCTCGCGGTCGGCGTTCTTATATGGAACGTAGAAGCTGCCGTGCGTCGTCGCGGGCGCGCATCGGTCCGGGGCGTCCGTGCGTGTCGCCAACTTGTTCGCGACATCCAGGATCGCTGGCACTGAGCGGTAATTCCTTGTCAGGCCAAGATTCTTCACGCCAGGTCGGAGTCCGTATTGCGATAGGAACGCCCCGTCCGCTCCCGCGAATTGGTAGATCCCCTGATTTGGGTCACCGATTAGCGAGACTTGACACCCTGCCTGAATAAGTTGCTCGATGATCGCCTGGTGCAAGGAGCCGATGTCCTGCGCTTCATCTATCAGGATGTGCGCATAGCGCCGGGCGAGTGCGCGAAGTATGGCCGGCTGATGCTGGAGGGTGCGGTAGCACCAGTAGCGACCGAGGTTGTGCGTGTAGGCGCCGATCTTCCCCAGTCGCTGGACGATGTCGGAGGCATAGGTAGTATCGAGTCGCCTTGTCTCGTCATTGTTCGAATAGCAGAAATAAACAGACCCGGTGTCGATCCCGACCTGCATAGATGCAATATCGCGAGGATAGGTGTCGGTCCGGAAGTTGAAACCGCTCAAGAACGCTTCACCACCGGTTACCAGAAAGGCAGCTTGCTTCGCCTCCATCGTCCTGTAGGCGTGTGGGCGAAGTACGTTTCCAGTGATGAATCCATCAAGAGTGTCGATCTCGACGCGGCCGAGGGCAGCGCCGGCGGGTGCATCCTGAATCAGTGCGTGATAACCCTTCCTGAAGGTATCAACGGCAACATTTGAAAACGACAGCAGCGCAACGCGACTGCGGTGTGCCCCGAGGTGTTGCCGTAGGCGTACGAGGCGACGTACTGCCGTGAGTGTCTTGCCACTGCCGGCGCAGGCGATCACCGACATCGGCACAGGGTCCGAGCCAATGACATCCAGTTGCTCCTGCGATAGCGTCGTCACAGCACTGCTGGCTTCAGTTGGCAGGCGTGCGCAACGGCGTTCTTGATGTAGTCTGGCACTTGGCACGGCGCGCCATCTGACAGCACTTGAGCAAGAGCCTGGCCGAATCGACCCTTCTGAACATTATTCTGCTTGCGCTCGAACATGCCGCTGAATAGCGCTCGCGCCTTAGCTGCGTCGTCCGTCGCGGCCTCAACAGACGATTCGACTATTTCGCCGATTCTGGGATGCAGCTCCTTGAGTGCCTTCAACATCGCCGCACGATTGTCAGCGTGAAGGGCAAGGTCATACTCCAATGTCTTAAGCCCGTGAAAGACCTTAA
Coding sequences:
- a CDS encoding UvrD-helicase domain-containing protein — protein: MTTLSQEQLDVIGSDPVPMSVIACAGSGKTLTAVRRLVRLRQHLGAHRSRVALLSFSNVAVDTFRKGYHALIQDAPAGAALGRVEIDTLDGFITGNVLRPHAYRTMEAKQAAFLVTGGEAFLSGFNFRTDTYPRDIASMQVGIDTGSVYFCYSNNDETRRLDTTYASDIVQRLGKIGAYTHNLGRYWCYRTLQHQPAILRALARRYAHILIDEAQDIGSLHQAIIEQLIQAGCQVSLIGDPNQGIYQFAGADGAFLSQYGLRPGVKNLGLTRNYRSVPAILDVANKLATRTDAPDRCAPATTHGSFYVPYKNADREKLVAAFRAAVEAAGLSVQRSAVLCRGRDLADKLAGNQGAPGQGLVRGMAQAAILRDRHQDFLRAFKHVTACIVGLLSAPPPGLIARITQASQQPADRSLRRLIWAFTRDAGSGLPSSALIADTQWHPQMVARTKALLATLAKDHGLATADNLGNKLAKKSLPNSPLASANDLAADADARIRVDTVHQVKGESLDAVLYLANKDHASALLTGVGSELGRIGYVAITRARDLLWLGVPTNALSELQPALLASGFQEFSATPQTS